In Haliaeetus albicilla chromosome 12, bHalAlb1.1, whole genome shotgun sequence, a genomic segment contains:
- the PECAM1 gene encoding platelet endothelial cell adhesion molecule isoform X4 — translation MYLALLVFFLQCSELYTQERVFTFNTVEIKVQPSVKVKNGAPMSIVCRADISKSTDFQLKHNFTIFKDGKLVFMTVSNKGDAQYEIPMARSSDTGEYECTVEAGGKTKSSNSLHVWVTGMTKPILTAEKKEVLEGEVVKLRCELPEEVPPLYFVFRKTKMNSTPKEKLVFEPYKNFSVVEFSVEEGDNILQFDCFGKRNVKLEFESSEYSNKTLVTVREPFIKPTLNAKPSSNITEGDRIQFECSTVVARMHDIEIILQKNRTILNSTVYKYVHEYSVRDEKLLKYSAVATLEDSGEYLCKVEQGRTSKTTKLNVVVSELFPKPILAASMSKLDENKELTLSCSISGFRKANFSILRKNSNGDIWLKNSRNLTMRVNVNDTGSYICKAEVRGIVKESRPVRINVYAPVSKPTLSVVSGLPEVVLGKPLRLICRSVMGTPPITFTFYKGNNEVKKVVINDTYATFLDENIRPNDKRGYKCDARNNHSSGMKTSNILNVTVIVPIRNASLGSIPYGEVEDGSETAFLCSVKEGSWPIHFRIFRKTDRDVLLFEKSENADRVMWRKEAMNRQDTGTYYCIASNRANVDVKSHPITISVILAAWQKGIIAAFVLIPIAGAATLTLWWFLCKKKKAKGPSMEMSGSALATNLTSEKLTRQHNDGDYYTGSSYIEDSENHMKSTDESNGPDLESAEVEYTEVEVSTLDPHRENTRAS, via the exons ATGTATCTTGCTCTTCTGGTGTTTTTCTTGCAGT gttcAGAACTTTACACTCAGGAGAGAG TTTTTACTTTCAACACAGTTGAAATCAAGGTTCAACCATCTGTCAAAGTAAAGAATGGAGCTCCTATGTCAATTGTCTGTCGTGCTGATATTAGCAAAAGTACCGATTTCCAGCTGAAGCataattttacaatttttaaggATGGCAAGCTTGTGTTCATGACTGTATCAAACAAAGGAGATGCACAGTATGAAATACCTATGGCTAGATCTTCAGATACAGGAGAGTATGAATGTACTGTGGAAGCAGGTGGAAAGACAAAATCTAGTAACTCCTTACACGTTTGGGTAACAG GAATGACCAAGCCAATCCTGACTGctgagaaaaaagaagttttagaGGGTGAAGTTGTGAAATTGCGTTGTGAGCTGCCAGAAGAAGTACCTCCTTTATATTTCGTTTTCCGGAAGACAAAGATGAATTCAACACCTAAAGAAAAACTTGTATTTGAACCATACAAAAATTTTTCTGTAGTGGAATTTTCTGTTGAAGAGGGAGATAATATTTTACAATTTGATTGCTTTGGTAAGAGAAACGTAAAACTCGAATTTGAAAGCTCAGAATACAGCAACAAAACACTTGTTACAGTCAGGG AACCATTTATAAAGCCCACTCTGAATGCCAAGCCCTCAAGTAATATTACAGAAGGAGACAGAATACAGTTTGAATGCTCAACTGTGGTAGCCCGAATGCATGACATTGAAATCATActccagaaaaacagaacaataCTGAACAGTACTGTGTACAAGTACGTACACGAGTACAGTGTACGAGATGAGAAACTTTTGAAATACTCGGCAGTAGCTACTCTAGAGGACAGTGGTGAATACCTGTGTAAGGTGGAGCAAGGGAGAACATCTAAAACCACCAAACTGAATGTTGTTGTGTCAG AGTTATTCCCCAAGCCAATATTGGCTGCTTCAATGAGTAAGCTggatgaaaataaagaattaacTTTGAGTTGCAGCATTAGTGGTTTTCGGAAAGCTAACTTCTCTATATTACGGAAAAATTCAAATGGAGACATCTGGTTGAAAAATTCTAGAAACTTAACAATGCGAGTCAATGTGAATGATACTGGATCCTACATCTGTAAAGCTGAAGTAAGAGGAATAGTCAAGGAGAGCAGACCTGTAAGGATAAACGTGTATG CTCCAGTCTCCAAGCCAACTCTTTCCGTTGTCAGTGGTTTACCGGAGGTGGTGTTAGGGAAGCCTCTACGGTTAATCTGTCGCTCAGTGATGGGAACACCACCAATAACATTCACATTCTACAAAGGAAATAATGAAGTTAAGAAAGTAGTCATTAATGACACATATGCTACGTTCTTGGATGAAAATATTAGACCAAATGACAAAAGAGGATACAAATGTGATGCTAGAAATAATCACTCCAGTGGTATGAAAACTAGCAATATTCTAAATGTCACAGTAATAG TACCAATCAGGAATGCCAGCTTGGGCAGTATTCCATATGGAGAAGTGGAGGATGGCAGTGAGActgcctttctctgctctgtgaaAGAAGGATCTTGGCCAATCCACTTCAGGATTTTTAGAAAAACTGATCGTGATGTCCTTCTAtttgaaaaaagtgaaaatgcagACAGAGTTATGTGGCGAAAGGAAGCAATGAACAGGCAGGACACGGGGACGTATTACTGCATAGCTTCTAATCGAGCTAATGTGGATGTGAAAAGCCATCCAATAACCATCAGTG TCATCTTAGCGGCTTGGCAGAAAGGAATCATTGCTGCATTTGTCCTAATACCTATCGCAGGAGCAGCAACTCTCACTTTATGGTGGTTTTTgtgtaagaagaaaaagg CTAAAGGACCATCCATGGAGATGTCTGG TTCTGCCTTGGCTACAAACTTGACAAGTGAAAAACTGACAAGACAGCATAATGATGGAGATTACTATACAG GATCGAGTTACATTGAAGATAGTGAAAATCACATGAAATCAACAGATGAGAGTAACG GACCTGACCTTGAGAGTGCTGAGGTGGAGTACACTGAAGTTGAAGTATCAACGCTTGATCCTCACAGAG
- the PECAM1 gene encoding platelet endothelial cell adhesion molecule isoform X3 codes for MYLALLVFFLQCSELYTQERVFTFNTVEIKVQPSVKVKNGAPMSIVCRADISKSTDFQLKHNFTIFKDGKLVFMTVSNKGDAQYEIPMARSSDTGEYECTVEAGGKTKSSNSLHVWVTGMTKPILTAEKKEVLEGEVVKLRCELPEEVPPLYFVFRKTKMNSTPKEKLVFEPYKNFSVVEFSVEEGDNILQFDCFGKRNVKLEFESSEYSNKTLVTVREPFIKPTLNAKPSSNITEGDRIQFECSTVVARMHDIEIILQKNRTILNSTVYKYVHEYSVRDEKLLKYSAVATLEDSGEYLCKVEQGRTSKTTKLNVVVSELFPKPILAASMSKLDENKELTLSCSISGFRKANFSILRKNSNGDIWLKNSRNLTMRVNVNDTGSYICKAEVRGIVKESRPVRINVYAPVSKPTLSVVSGLPEVVLGKPLRLICRSVMGTPPITFTFYKGNNEVKKVVINDTYATFLDENIRPNDKRGYKCDARNNHSSGMKTSNILNVTVIVPIRNASLGSIPYGEVEDGSETAFLCSVKEGSWPIHFRIFRKTDRDVLLFEKSENADRVMWRKEAMNRQDTGTYYCIASNRANVDVKSHPITISVILAAWQKGIIAAFVLIPIAGAATLTLWWFLCKKKKAKGPSMEMSGSALATNLTSEKLTRQHNDGDYYTGSSYIEDSENHMKSTDESNGPDLESAEVEYTEVEVSTLDPHRDSVENRHSRIQGHPDAT; via the exons ATGTATCTTGCTCTTCTGGTGTTTTTCTTGCAGT gttcAGAACTTTACACTCAGGAGAGAG TTTTTACTTTCAACACAGTTGAAATCAAGGTTCAACCATCTGTCAAAGTAAAGAATGGAGCTCCTATGTCAATTGTCTGTCGTGCTGATATTAGCAAAAGTACCGATTTCCAGCTGAAGCataattttacaatttttaaggATGGCAAGCTTGTGTTCATGACTGTATCAAACAAAGGAGATGCACAGTATGAAATACCTATGGCTAGATCTTCAGATACAGGAGAGTATGAATGTACTGTGGAAGCAGGTGGAAAGACAAAATCTAGTAACTCCTTACACGTTTGGGTAACAG GAATGACCAAGCCAATCCTGACTGctgagaaaaaagaagttttagaGGGTGAAGTTGTGAAATTGCGTTGTGAGCTGCCAGAAGAAGTACCTCCTTTATATTTCGTTTTCCGGAAGACAAAGATGAATTCAACACCTAAAGAAAAACTTGTATTTGAACCATACAAAAATTTTTCTGTAGTGGAATTTTCTGTTGAAGAGGGAGATAATATTTTACAATTTGATTGCTTTGGTAAGAGAAACGTAAAACTCGAATTTGAAAGCTCAGAATACAGCAACAAAACACTTGTTACAGTCAGGG AACCATTTATAAAGCCCACTCTGAATGCCAAGCCCTCAAGTAATATTACAGAAGGAGACAGAATACAGTTTGAATGCTCAACTGTGGTAGCCCGAATGCATGACATTGAAATCATActccagaaaaacagaacaataCTGAACAGTACTGTGTACAAGTACGTACACGAGTACAGTGTACGAGATGAGAAACTTTTGAAATACTCGGCAGTAGCTACTCTAGAGGACAGTGGTGAATACCTGTGTAAGGTGGAGCAAGGGAGAACATCTAAAACCACCAAACTGAATGTTGTTGTGTCAG AGTTATTCCCCAAGCCAATATTGGCTGCTTCAATGAGTAAGCTggatgaaaataaagaattaacTTTGAGTTGCAGCATTAGTGGTTTTCGGAAAGCTAACTTCTCTATATTACGGAAAAATTCAAATGGAGACATCTGGTTGAAAAATTCTAGAAACTTAACAATGCGAGTCAATGTGAATGATACTGGATCCTACATCTGTAAAGCTGAAGTAAGAGGAATAGTCAAGGAGAGCAGACCTGTAAGGATAAACGTGTATG CTCCAGTCTCCAAGCCAACTCTTTCCGTTGTCAGTGGTTTACCGGAGGTGGTGTTAGGGAAGCCTCTACGGTTAATCTGTCGCTCAGTGATGGGAACACCACCAATAACATTCACATTCTACAAAGGAAATAATGAAGTTAAGAAAGTAGTCATTAATGACACATATGCTACGTTCTTGGATGAAAATATTAGACCAAATGACAAAAGAGGATACAAATGTGATGCTAGAAATAATCACTCCAGTGGTATGAAAACTAGCAATATTCTAAATGTCACAGTAATAG TACCAATCAGGAATGCCAGCTTGGGCAGTATTCCATATGGAGAAGTGGAGGATGGCAGTGAGActgcctttctctgctctgtgaaAGAAGGATCTTGGCCAATCCACTTCAGGATTTTTAGAAAAACTGATCGTGATGTCCTTCTAtttgaaaaaagtgaaaatgcagACAGAGTTATGTGGCGAAAGGAAGCAATGAACAGGCAGGACACGGGGACGTATTACTGCATAGCTTCTAATCGAGCTAATGTGGATGTGAAAAGCCATCCAATAACCATCAGTG TCATCTTAGCGGCTTGGCAGAAAGGAATCATTGCTGCATTTGTCCTAATACCTATCGCAGGAGCAGCAACTCTCACTTTATGGTGGTTTTTgtgtaagaagaaaaagg CTAAAGGACCATCCATGGAGATGTCTGG TTCTGCCTTGGCTACAAACTTGACAAGTGAAAAACTGACAAGACAGCATAATGATGGAGATTACTATACAG GATCGAGTTACATTGAAGATAGTGAAAATCACATGAAATCAACAGATGAGAGTAACG GACCTGACCTTGAGAGTGCTGAGGTGGAGTACACTGAAGTTGAAGTATCAACGCTTGATCCTCACAGAG
- the PECAM1 gene encoding platelet endothelial cell adhesion molecule isoform X2 codes for MYLALLVFFLQCSELYTQERVFTFNTVEIKVQPSVKVKNGAPMSIVCRADISKSTDFQLKHNFTIFKDGKLVFMTVSNKGDAQYEIPMARSSDTGEYECTVEAGGKTKSSNSLHVWVTGMTKPILTAEKKEVLEGEVVKLRCELPEEVPPLYFVFRKTKMNSTPKEKLVFEPYKNFSVVEFSVEEGDNILQFDCFGKRNVKLEFESSEYSNKTLVTVREPFIKPTLNAKPSSNITEGDRIQFECSTVVARMHDIEIILQKNRTILNSTVYKYVHEYSVRDEKLLKYSAVATLEDSGEYLCKVEQGRTSKTTKLNVVVSELFPKPILAASMSKLDENKELTLSCSISGFRKANFSILRKNSNGDIWLKNSRNLTMRVNVNDTGSYICKAEVRGIVKESRPVRINVYAPVSKPTLSVVSGLPEVVLGKPLRLICRSVMGTPPITFTFYKGNNEVKKVVINDTYATFLDENIRPNDKRGYKCDARNNHSSGMKTSNILNVTVIVPIRNASLGSIPYGEVEDGSETAFLCSVKEGSWPIHFRIFRKTDRDVLLFEKSENADRVMWRKEAMNRQDTGTYYCIASNRANVDVKSHPITISVILAAWQKGIIAAFVLIPIAGAATLTLWWFLCKKKKAKGPSMEMSGSALATNLTSEKLTRQHNDGDYYTGSSYIEDSENHMKSTDESNGPDLESAEVEYTEVEVSTLDPHRAPEQKGTETVYSEIRKS; via the exons ATGTATCTTGCTCTTCTGGTGTTTTTCTTGCAGT gttcAGAACTTTACACTCAGGAGAGAG TTTTTACTTTCAACACAGTTGAAATCAAGGTTCAACCATCTGTCAAAGTAAAGAATGGAGCTCCTATGTCAATTGTCTGTCGTGCTGATATTAGCAAAAGTACCGATTTCCAGCTGAAGCataattttacaatttttaaggATGGCAAGCTTGTGTTCATGACTGTATCAAACAAAGGAGATGCACAGTATGAAATACCTATGGCTAGATCTTCAGATACAGGAGAGTATGAATGTACTGTGGAAGCAGGTGGAAAGACAAAATCTAGTAACTCCTTACACGTTTGGGTAACAG GAATGACCAAGCCAATCCTGACTGctgagaaaaaagaagttttagaGGGTGAAGTTGTGAAATTGCGTTGTGAGCTGCCAGAAGAAGTACCTCCTTTATATTTCGTTTTCCGGAAGACAAAGATGAATTCAACACCTAAAGAAAAACTTGTATTTGAACCATACAAAAATTTTTCTGTAGTGGAATTTTCTGTTGAAGAGGGAGATAATATTTTACAATTTGATTGCTTTGGTAAGAGAAACGTAAAACTCGAATTTGAAAGCTCAGAATACAGCAACAAAACACTTGTTACAGTCAGGG AACCATTTATAAAGCCCACTCTGAATGCCAAGCCCTCAAGTAATATTACAGAAGGAGACAGAATACAGTTTGAATGCTCAACTGTGGTAGCCCGAATGCATGACATTGAAATCATActccagaaaaacagaacaataCTGAACAGTACTGTGTACAAGTACGTACACGAGTACAGTGTACGAGATGAGAAACTTTTGAAATACTCGGCAGTAGCTACTCTAGAGGACAGTGGTGAATACCTGTGTAAGGTGGAGCAAGGGAGAACATCTAAAACCACCAAACTGAATGTTGTTGTGTCAG AGTTATTCCCCAAGCCAATATTGGCTGCTTCAATGAGTAAGCTggatgaaaataaagaattaacTTTGAGTTGCAGCATTAGTGGTTTTCGGAAAGCTAACTTCTCTATATTACGGAAAAATTCAAATGGAGACATCTGGTTGAAAAATTCTAGAAACTTAACAATGCGAGTCAATGTGAATGATACTGGATCCTACATCTGTAAAGCTGAAGTAAGAGGAATAGTCAAGGAGAGCAGACCTGTAAGGATAAACGTGTATG CTCCAGTCTCCAAGCCAACTCTTTCCGTTGTCAGTGGTTTACCGGAGGTGGTGTTAGGGAAGCCTCTACGGTTAATCTGTCGCTCAGTGATGGGAACACCACCAATAACATTCACATTCTACAAAGGAAATAATGAAGTTAAGAAAGTAGTCATTAATGACACATATGCTACGTTCTTGGATGAAAATATTAGACCAAATGACAAAAGAGGATACAAATGTGATGCTAGAAATAATCACTCCAGTGGTATGAAAACTAGCAATATTCTAAATGTCACAGTAATAG TACCAATCAGGAATGCCAGCTTGGGCAGTATTCCATATGGAGAAGTGGAGGATGGCAGTGAGActgcctttctctgctctgtgaaAGAAGGATCTTGGCCAATCCACTTCAGGATTTTTAGAAAAACTGATCGTGATGTCCTTCTAtttgaaaaaagtgaaaatgcagACAGAGTTATGTGGCGAAAGGAAGCAATGAACAGGCAGGACACGGGGACGTATTACTGCATAGCTTCTAATCGAGCTAATGTGGATGTGAAAAGCCATCCAATAACCATCAGTG TCATCTTAGCGGCTTGGCAGAAAGGAATCATTGCTGCATTTGTCCTAATACCTATCGCAGGAGCAGCAACTCTCACTTTATGGTGGTTTTTgtgtaagaagaaaaagg CTAAAGGACCATCCATGGAGATGTCTGG TTCTGCCTTGGCTACAAACTTGACAAGTGAAAAACTGACAAGACAGCATAATGATGGAGATTACTATACAG GATCGAGTTACATTGAAGATAGTGAAAATCACATGAAATCAACAGATGAGAGTAACG GACCTGACCTTGAGAGTGCTGAGGTGGAGTACACTGAAGTTGAAGTATCAACGCTTGATCCTCACAGAG
- the PECAM1 gene encoding platelet endothelial cell adhesion molecule isoform X5, whose amino-acid sequence MYLALLVFFLQCSELYTQERVFTFNTVEIKVQPSVKVKNGAPMSIVCRADISKSTDFQLKHNFTIFKDGKLVFMTVSNKGDAQYEIPMARSSDTGEYECTVEAGGKTKSSNSLHVWVTGMTKPILTAEKKEVLEGEVVKLRCELPEEVPPLYFVFRKTKMNSTPKEKLVFEPYKNFSVVEFSVEEGDNILQFDCFGKRNVKLEFESSEYSNKTLVTVREPFIKPTLNAKPSSNITEGDRIQFECSTVVARMHDIEIILQKNRTILNSTVYKYVHEYSVRDEKLLKYSAVATLEDSGEYLCKVEQGRTSKTTKLNVVVSELFPKPILAASMSKLDENKELTLSCSISGFRKANFSILRKNSNGDIWLKNSRNLTMRVNVNDTGSYICKAEVRGIVKESRPVRINVYAPVSKPTLSVVSGLPEVVLGKPLRLICRSVMGTPPITFTFYKGNNEVKKVVINDTYATFLDENIRPNDKRGYKCDARNNHSSGMKTSNILNVTVIVPIRNASLGSIPYGEVEDGSETAFLCSVKEGSWPIHFRIFRKTDRDVLLFEKSENADRVMWRKEAMNRQDTGTYYCIASNRANVDVKSHPITISVILAAWQKGIIAAFVLIPIAGAATLTLWWFLCKKKKAKGPSMEMSGSALATNLTSEKLTRQHNDGDYYTGSSYIEDSENHMKSTDESNAPEQKGTETVYSEIRKS is encoded by the exons ATGTATCTTGCTCTTCTGGTGTTTTTCTTGCAGT gttcAGAACTTTACACTCAGGAGAGAG TTTTTACTTTCAACACAGTTGAAATCAAGGTTCAACCATCTGTCAAAGTAAAGAATGGAGCTCCTATGTCAATTGTCTGTCGTGCTGATATTAGCAAAAGTACCGATTTCCAGCTGAAGCataattttacaatttttaaggATGGCAAGCTTGTGTTCATGACTGTATCAAACAAAGGAGATGCACAGTATGAAATACCTATGGCTAGATCTTCAGATACAGGAGAGTATGAATGTACTGTGGAAGCAGGTGGAAAGACAAAATCTAGTAACTCCTTACACGTTTGGGTAACAG GAATGACCAAGCCAATCCTGACTGctgagaaaaaagaagttttagaGGGTGAAGTTGTGAAATTGCGTTGTGAGCTGCCAGAAGAAGTACCTCCTTTATATTTCGTTTTCCGGAAGACAAAGATGAATTCAACACCTAAAGAAAAACTTGTATTTGAACCATACAAAAATTTTTCTGTAGTGGAATTTTCTGTTGAAGAGGGAGATAATATTTTACAATTTGATTGCTTTGGTAAGAGAAACGTAAAACTCGAATTTGAAAGCTCAGAATACAGCAACAAAACACTTGTTACAGTCAGGG AACCATTTATAAAGCCCACTCTGAATGCCAAGCCCTCAAGTAATATTACAGAAGGAGACAGAATACAGTTTGAATGCTCAACTGTGGTAGCCCGAATGCATGACATTGAAATCATActccagaaaaacagaacaataCTGAACAGTACTGTGTACAAGTACGTACACGAGTACAGTGTACGAGATGAGAAACTTTTGAAATACTCGGCAGTAGCTACTCTAGAGGACAGTGGTGAATACCTGTGTAAGGTGGAGCAAGGGAGAACATCTAAAACCACCAAACTGAATGTTGTTGTGTCAG AGTTATTCCCCAAGCCAATATTGGCTGCTTCAATGAGTAAGCTggatgaaaataaagaattaacTTTGAGTTGCAGCATTAGTGGTTTTCGGAAAGCTAACTTCTCTATATTACGGAAAAATTCAAATGGAGACATCTGGTTGAAAAATTCTAGAAACTTAACAATGCGAGTCAATGTGAATGATACTGGATCCTACATCTGTAAAGCTGAAGTAAGAGGAATAGTCAAGGAGAGCAGACCTGTAAGGATAAACGTGTATG CTCCAGTCTCCAAGCCAACTCTTTCCGTTGTCAGTGGTTTACCGGAGGTGGTGTTAGGGAAGCCTCTACGGTTAATCTGTCGCTCAGTGATGGGAACACCACCAATAACATTCACATTCTACAAAGGAAATAATGAAGTTAAGAAAGTAGTCATTAATGACACATATGCTACGTTCTTGGATGAAAATATTAGACCAAATGACAAAAGAGGATACAAATGTGATGCTAGAAATAATCACTCCAGTGGTATGAAAACTAGCAATATTCTAAATGTCACAGTAATAG TACCAATCAGGAATGCCAGCTTGGGCAGTATTCCATATGGAGAAGTGGAGGATGGCAGTGAGActgcctttctctgctctgtgaaAGAAGGATCTTGGCCAATCCACTTCAGGATTTTTAGAAAAACTGATCGTGATGTCCTTCTAtttgaaaaaagtgaaaatgcagACAGAGTTATGTGGCGAAAGGAAGCAATGAACAGGCAGGACACGGGGACGTATTACTGCATAGCTTCTAATCGAGCTAATGTGGATGTGAAAAGCCATCCAATAACCATCAGTG TCATCTTAGCGGCTTGGCAGAAAGGAATCATTGCTGCATTTGTCCTAATACCTATCGCAGGAGCAGCAACTCTCACTTTATGGTGGTTTTTgtgtaagaagaaaaagg CTAAAGGACCATCCATGGAGATGTCTGG TTCTGCCTTGGCTACAAACTTGACAAGTGAAAAACTGACAAGACAGCATAATGATGGAGATTACTATACAG GATCGAGTTACATTGAAGATAGTGAAAATCACATGAAATCAACAGATGAGAGTAACG
- the PECAM1 gene encoding platelet endothelial cell adhesion molecule isoform X7, with protein MYLALLVFFLQCSELYTQERVFTFNTVEIKVQPSVKVKNGAPMSIVCRADISKSTDFQLKHNFTIFKDGKLVFMTVSNKGDAQYEIPMARSSDTGEYECTVEAGGKTKSSNSLHVWVTGMTKPILTAEKKEVLEGEVVKLRCELPEEVPPLYFVFRKTKMNSTPKEKLVFEPYKNFSVVEFSVEEGDNILQFDCFGKRNVKLEFESSEYSNKTLVTVREPFIKPTLNAKPSSNITEGDRIQFECSTVVARMHDIEIILQKNRTILNSTVYKYVHEYSVRDEKLLKYSAVATLEDSGEYLCKVEQGRTSKTTKLNVVVSELFPKPILAASMSKLDENKELTLSCSISGFRKANFSILRKNSNGDIWLKNSRNLTMRVNVNDTGSYICKAEVRGIVKESRPVRINVYAPVSKPTLSVVSGLPEVVLGKPLRLICRSVMGTPPITFTFYKGNNEVKKVVINDTYATFLDENIRPNDKRGYKCDARNNHSSGMKTSNILNVTVIVPIRNASLGSIPYGEVEDGSETAFLCSVKEGSWPIHFRIFRKTDRDVLLFEKSENADRVMWRKEAMNRQDTGTYYCIASNRANVDVKSHPITISVILAAWQKGIIAAFVLIPIAGAATLTLWWFLCKKKKAKGPSMEMSGSALATNLTSEKLTRQHNDGDYYTGSSYIEDSENHMKSTDESNENTRAS; from the exons ATGTATCTTGCTCTTCTGGTGTTTTTCTTGCAGT gttcAGAACTTTACACTCAGGAGAGAG TTTTTACTTTCAACACAGTTGAAATCAAGGTTCAACCATCTGTCAAAGTAAAGAATGGAGCTCCTATGTCAATTGTCTGTCGTGCTGATATTAGCAAAAGTACCGATTTCCAGCTGAAGCataattttacaatttttaaggATGGCAAGCTTGTGTTCATGACTGTATCAAACAAAGGAGATGCACAGTATGAAATACCTATGGCTAGATCTTCAGATACAGGAGAGTATGAATGTACTGTGGAAGCAGGTGGAAAGACAAAATCTAGTAACTCCTTACACGTTTGGGTAACAG GAATGACCAAGCCAATCCTGACTGctgagaaaaaagaagttttagaGGGTGAAGTTGTGAAATTGCGTTGTGAGCTGCCAGAAGAAGTACCTCCTTTATATTTCGTTTTCCGGAAGACAAAGATGAATTCAACACCTAAAGAAAAACTTGTATTTGAACCATACAAAAATTTTTCTGTAGTGGAATTTTCTGTTGAAGAGGGAGATAATATTTTACAATTTGATTGCTTTGGTAAGAGAAACGTAAAACTCGAATTTGAAAGCTCAGAATACAGCAACAAAACACTTGTTACAGTCAGGG AACCATTTATAAAGCCCACTCTGAATGCCAAGCCCTCAAGTAATATTACAGAAGGAGACAGAATACAGTTTGAATGCTCAACTGTGGTAGCCCGAATGCATGACATTGAAATCATActccagaaaaacagaacaataCTGAACAGTACTGTGTACAAGTACGTACACGAGTACAGTGTACGAGATGAGAAACTTTTGAAATACTCGGCAGTAGCTACTCTAGAGGACAGTGGTGAATACCTGTGTAAGGTGGAGCAAGGGAGAACATCTAAAACCACCAAACTGAATGTTGTTGTGTCAG AGTTATTCCCCAAGCCAATATTGGCTGCTTCAATGAGTAAGCTggatgaaaataaagaattaacTTTGAGTTGCAGCATTAGTGGTTTTCGGAAAGCTAACTTCTCTATATTACGGAAAAATTCAAATGGAGACATCTGGTTGAAAAATTCTAGAAACTTAACAATGCGAGTCAATGTGAATGATACTGGATCCTACATCTGTAAAGCTGAAGTAAGAGGAATAGTCAAGGAGAGCAGACCTGTAAGGATAAACGTGTATG CTCCAGTCTCCAAGCCAACTCTTTCCGTTGTCAGTGGTTTACCGGAGGTGGTGTTAGGGAAGCCTCTACGGTTAATCTGTCGCTCAGTGATGGGAACACCACCAATAACATTCACATTCTACAAAGGAAATAATGAAGTTAAGAAAGTAGTCATTAATGACACATATGCTACGTTCTTGGATGAAAATATTAGACCAAATGACAAAAGAGGATACAAATGTGATGCTAGAAATAATCACTCCAGTGGTATGAAAACTAGCAATATTCTAAATGTCACAGTAATAG TACCAATCAGGAATGCCAGCTTGGGCAGTATTCCATATGGAGAAGTGGAGGATGGCAGTGAGActgcctttctctgctctgtgaaAGAAGGATCTTGGCCAATCCACTTCAGGATTTTTAGAAAAACTGATCGTGATGTCCTTCTAtttgaaaaaagtgaaaatgcagACAGAGTTATGTGGCGAAAGGAAGCAATGAACAGGCAGGACACGGGGACGTATTACTGCATAGCTTCTAATCGAGCTAATGTGGATGTGAAAAGCCATCCAATAACCATCAGTG TCATCTTAGCGGCTTGGCAGAAAGGAATCATTGCTGCATTTGTCCTAATACCTATCGCAGGAGCAGCAACTCTCACTTTATGGTGGTTTTTgtgtaagaagaaaaagg CTAAAGGACCATCCATGGAGATGTCTGG TTCTGCCTTGGCTACAAACTTGACAAGTGAAAAACTGACAAGACAGCATAATGATGGAGATTACTATACAG GATCGAGTTACATTGAAGATAGTGAAAATCACATGAAATCAACAGATGAGAGTAACG